The following nucleotide sequence is from Anas platyrhynchos isolate ZD024472 breed Pekin duck chromosome 39, IASCAAS_PekinDuck_T2T, whole genome shotgun sequence.
CATTGTCCCTGCAGATCCCCTGACATCTCCTGGCATCTCCAGATTCCTCTGCAGGCCTGCATCGGCCATCAGCCCCACTGCAGGAGGTGCAGTCCCATTGAGATCAATCCACTTGTCTACTTCGGGAAGTGCCACCATAAAGAGAGCTCTTGGAGCAGCCCTTGATCCCTCACAGAATACCCTGGGACTTTTTAAGGCTGAACTCCACAAAGATGCCcaggaaacagaagagcagggagcaaCCCCTTGGCTGTTTCCTGGCAGCAGCTTTGGAGAGGCATCCAGTGTTCTGGGTTTGCCCTGAGCAAGACCCTCTTGCTACTGTGGTCCTAGCAGGCAGGCCAGCTCTGACCTCAGGCTgtacagtgcctgctgctgcctgcaggaattGGGATGCCACTGTTGAGACAACAGGACTGACATCAAGGTACACGAGATCTGATGGCTTAtccaaataaaagagaaaaggagaaaaatgtggagaccaaaagagagcagcagtgaaaaggccacgttctgctgctggccatggccctggctccagggaagcagcagccctgacccAACCTCCATCTGACACCAGGGCTCCTGGTCGTGAGCCCCTCCTgcatgctggggctgctcccccagctcaagaggagatgggaagagaagaTAGCTGATAACAATGTGGTTCTgatatttgtttctgtttcaggttttctttttgtgtgtatttctcTACATGGTAAGCCTGCTTCTTTAGGTAATTAGAAGATTgggtattttaaatgaaaaaaaaaacaacaggtaaCACGTTAAGGATAACattatttaaatcaaaacaaataatttgaagaaaatattttagagaaatgtaataattattttttcttcagagttcCTGAAATAATCAGGGAACTCACAATCATTATTGATTCAAAAAAGCAGGTTTCCAAAGATTTTCCTTACTGCATCCTTGAgatcctggttcctcatgctgtagatgagggggttcagtaCTGGAGGTAcaaccgagtacagaactgccacaacAAGATCCATGGATgggaaggagatggaggggggcttcaggtaggcaaacatgccagtgctgataaacagacagaccacagccaggtgagggaggcacatggaaaaggctttgtgccggccctgctcagagggcatcctcagcactgccctgaagatctccacataggacagcacaatgaaaacaaaacaaccaaatgttaaagaaacactaaacacaagaGCCCtgacttccctgaggtaggcatgtgagcaggagagcttgaggatgtgggggatttcacagaagaactggtccacagcattgccttggcagaggggcagggaaaatgtagtggccgtgtgcaggacagcattgagaaagccactgccccaggcagctgctgccatctgggcacaagctctgctgcccaggacgctcccgtagtgcaggggcttgcagatggcaacgtagcagtcgtaggccatgacggtgagaagataaaattcTGATGCAATcaagaagagaaagaataagacctgtgcagcacatccatgataggagatggccctggtgtcccagagggcattggccatggctttgggcagagtggtggagatgcagcccaggtcgaggagggcgaggttgaggaggaagaagtacatgggggtgtggaggcggtggtggcaggctacagcactgaggatgaggccgttgcccaggagggcagccaggtagatgcccaggaagagcgcgaagtgcaggagctgcagctcgcctgtgtctgtgaatgccagcaggaggaactcactcacagagctgatgttgggcattttctgacattCTCTGTTGGAGAGAAAAAGTGAGAGCAAAGTTAGAACTGATTTGGATGAGGAAAACCTATTATAAGTCTTAGAGAACCCCCAAACAGAGCCTCTCTCTTTGCACGAgaacctttctgcagctctcctgcttgAGTTGTGGCTGGTGCTGGCTGACAGTGGCACTgggtgcaggggctgctgtgggctgcagaggagtcctacctgcagcaggagggaatcAGGAACATGGGGGAAACTCAAGTTCAGTCCACTTGTCAGGTCAATGAGTTTGCAGAGTTTTCTTGCAACCAACTCATCTgaatgcagagcagagctgcagtgttTTACTTGCTTTAATGTTATTCCCTTGCCCCTGTAACGCTTAGGTGAATTATTGGATGGTTGAACTCTATGACTTTATATGTGTGCTCCTGGTGAAATCCTGCAGATGCCAGGAGGCAAAAGGACTGTTCTTTGGTGaagactgagcagagcagatctGCCCAGCAGTGAGCTTGGGCATGAGAAGAAACTGGacacagctgagagcagagaagcccgACTCAAAAGGCAGCTGGACAGAATCCTCACCTTATCTCCAGGTGTGTGATCAGGATCTCAGATCTTTCCTCCTAGATAGGAGTGCAGAAGCCTCAAACTAGATGCCCACAGACAGCCATCCAGCAGCATGGACATGGCCTTAGCatggaggtgtcttctccttcgTGCGCCTGGATAACACAAGGATGCCACGAGAGAGccgcatcctgctggagagcagcctgcagcccaggaggaTGCCCCACAGACAGAGCTGGATATCTGAAAGCTGGAGTGTGCCAATATCCTAGCTGCACTCCTGCAGTGTCTTTGCCACCCCTGTCTTATCTGACATGGGGTAGCGAGGTTATGacactccaaggggcttctgccaggcttcctcacctcgcagggcaacccagcaggactctcaaagcctactgcattgcccactgccctcccagaaaaaagacccagcaggagacccttccaggacctgcagctgcatggccctgcagccagacccttaccttgtcaagggctgtgcaggtttcccTTTcatgcagctctcagcatcctcccactgccaagtgcctccaagccctctctccttttcttttctctgtgtgccagctgcggtcagagcccccagccctgctgcgctgtgcagcggagctgctcctgggcacagcgctctctctgcttcatgggactttctgaaatgtgttttctctgtcccATGAGactggcccagctcagcagcacaagcCCAGCCCAAGGAACTGGAATCACCCCTCTGGtggctttgctgatgagcccGCAAGGAGTCAGTTAGGCTCTGGTGCTTTAATGATTAGCTGTCTCCTCAAAAGCTTTAGTGGCAGAGACAATAGCCATAGCCATGGACTCAAATATCTCATAAGGCaactctgtaggaagctggcctggttccttGTGAGAAGGCACCACTGCTCATATGGCATCCTTGTGGTGGAAACCCCTCCTGAAGTAGTCATCCCAACCCAGCAACCTTCTTGTGGCCTCTCAGCCAAGCAGACACAAGTCCCCTCATCAGCaccttccaagccaggggcctgctgctggccttgcacggccactgccagatgtcagcccaaaagtccaGATCCCAGGTCTatgtcaagggtgacctgccacctccagacacaagtgacctcccagtccctttctgtgacactttcctgctgctgtcctatcaagtgcagatgcagaagtgacctcactgtccctgccacagtcacattcctgctgctggggcaggagatcctgaggcagagctgagctcttcaGAGCACTCCCATCCATTTCCTCTTTGTGGCCCACAGgctgatcagatccatggcccctcacattcagctttgtatgccatgtgactgcagagcaacctcatggttccCACCCTGCGTCATGGGCCAAGCACCTTAAGTGCTTAAGGGTAGGGTTAGGAAAAGGTTTGGATGTGAAGAAGGTAATGCAGAGGAACCATGACTTTGGGTGTTAGGCTTTCATGTATGAGATTAGGGACTAGGGCTCACCTTTCTGTGACAGAGATTAATCAAATGCGTAGTGGAAGGGTTTGGTGTTTGgcttgtggtgtcaggtctgtggttagggtATGTACAAGTTCTTTGGTTTAAGATTTTGTTTAGGTCTGCAGGAAATCTAGGGCTAAATAGTGTGTGTTAATCGTAGTGTTAAGGGCAGGGATAAGGGTGAAGAAGAGAGTAAGGGTGATGTAATGGGGCTGAGGACTagttttggcttcaagggatcTTGTGGTCAAACATTAGagcagtggattcctgtcagggttTGGAGTAGCATTTAGCTTTATGGATTAACGTTACAGGTTAAAATAGACAAGGGCCTCACATGACTGCTTTAAGTCTGCTTTATGGTAGGATCAGCATTACCTGAACATTCTTACCTCTGCAAAATCATCACCTTCTGCTGTCCACGCTCCTTTTCCCTCCcacaaatctcacatctctgttggccaggcttctcctgacttccccatatcagtcatcttcttaggggAAGTTTGGAGAACCAGCATgaagaaggagagaaatgtCTGTaggagcaccctgcacaatgtgcccagcagtTCTGCAACACCACAGAAGCAGGCCTGAAGGATGAGTTTAGGCAAAAGCTCatacctctgacatgacaacaCCTATTcaagacctcttcctctatGGGGCCTACCAGGTGCTTAGAAAGAGGGGATCTCACAAACTGTGTGCAGAGCAGGTGCATCTGCTGGCCTGCCATGAAGACcggcagatgtgagcctaaaggcacagatcccagccaggagtcaagggtTGAGCTGTcggctacttcagaaagaagtcaaCTCCCCGCCACTTAACAGCCATTAGCTTCCTACTGCGCTGACAACTTCTGAGGCACCTCTGCCCTCATAATACCAGgcctacaaaacaccccctttttgggccaggacctgcccaggtagaagtgagCTGGTTTTCATCCTTCAagcctgctgggctcccagcctctctgacacTCAGGAGCCAGTCCTGTGCAAGTCCTGTGAGGTGCTAAGgcaggagggaccttgcaggcaacGTTCCAGCCCCATGCCTGTTGGcagtctctcagctccttgtgcacagTGAAGATCACGCTCACATCCAGAAGCCTGAAGTTGGCCTAGATGACACTTAGGGAAGCGCCCTccaagccccagccccagcccgaaccccagctggcagtgctgctctgcagagcgagggggctgtggtgcctggggcacgggggcactctgcagggccgtgctgggcaggctgggaggcagacccagctcatggggtcactgccattgtcccagggctgcaaggaatcactcGCCAGGCTCCTTTGGTGGGTCTTTTTTGTGCCcttgggctgcagagctctcctctgcctgctcacactagattgagcacttgagctctggtCAGTCCACCTCGGACAAGCTCATGCTCTGTGGGCTCGATTCACTACTGTCTCCTAGGCTTGACAGAGGGGTCCAGTGAGTCCTGATgtgttgggatgcctacttcaggagtggtttccacccaaATGGGGCTTTCTTTAGTATTaggaaagagcagaagaaaaaacttcCACAGAGTGTACTTTGGAATTTCGGCATTGGccatgagaagaaagaaatgtctcTCAAAGGGTAGTGCTGTggtgccagaggtcacccaaagagtgTCTGTGATCAAACCatagctttgtgtttcaaggaacagttggtgagggttgatgagacatcGTTGAAACGATGTAATATTCAGGATGAAatcaaggtggtgaacagacaTAAGTATCTGCAGACTTCAGGGAAATAGGGAAaagtgtgggacagcatagCAAAGTCTGGAGAGGACAAAGAGGTGGGTGCTGGCAAGAAGGACATTTTTGTCCCCTTGGCTAGAGCTTATGAGGAGATGAAATACAGTCATTGCAATGGGGCCTCATGGCTTTCTTGTGACCATGTGCAGAGGCTGGGAGTTGTCATACCATTATTCTTCCcgtggcatcacactgcccaccacatcCCACAGACCCCCTGGAAGAGTCTGGAGCCAGACTTGGGGGTGCAGGATCTTCTCTCCCAAGAGCAGGGGTCAGGCCCTGGACCTTTTActtcaccaaaaccaaccaagacatttctcagcacagtgcttttgCCTGTCCCtaaccatggcctccaattatctgccctaacatGTCCCTGGAGAGGCTTTCATAGTAActgccctcagtggggcccattaatactccaagtcacttcaacttgtCCTTCTGACTTTGCCGACTTACACAGTTGCATCACTCTTCTCTCAGTACCTGAGCTCAATTGAATCAGCACCAGAATACACCacagaactcattaaaatgcagaatctCCTAAAAAGCCATATCTCTCCCGTCGTTTTCTTCAAGTCTTCAAGCATTGTACAGATAATTGCAGACCTTTCATTGTATAGTTAAGAAGAAAGATTTCAAAGAGTATCTATTAGATATATGTCTCATTTTGAAGGGTGAATTTTGTTGCGTTTCAATTCAGATCATCATTCTCCAGTTGATAGTGATCTAGGGCTGCTCCTAAGGAGCTATACGTAGGGAGAaaaagcagactcttgaggTCTGACACTGCACAGACAACCTTGTTCCTCACCACCCCAGCCATGccatttctctcattggccacctactccttgcatcacttttccttacaccagacttctgcactgaagtctgcagctggatgttacagctcctttgcaccagttcccacctgctttccttagagacctggctgcacTCAGGTGCAGAAGGGTTTTCCTAATTCAAATCAAATCATGTTCCAATTTTCCAAAACATGGAGTAAGCTCCTTCTCTTTTACGCCTCCTGTGAGACTGGCCTTTCCAAAAGGATGACTGCACAAGACCTATTTTATACTGACAGATAAGAAATGATAAATAATAGTGTTAGTATTAACCCATATCATATGAATTCAATGAGAAATGATGAGGTTCTAGCTAAGGAAACAATTAGACAGACAATTAGATAGATGGgcaagctgtgctgcttctACCTGAAACTCAAAGCAGCAACTGGGTTGGTGAGGGCGGTCCGAGTGATCTAGGAGTAAGGGGAGGACAAACCAGGAGAACCATGGGAAGTGCATAGGTCCAGACTGGCAGCTGGAAAGGGGACATTCAGCAGAGTCTGTTTAATCAAGACAGGTGGATGtacctggaagatgagggagcaCACCATGGTAGACAAAGCGATGACAAAGCAAGTAGAGGTGAACTTCAGAATTTCTTCTCCTGCAATGAATATACATCCTGGAAATTCACATTTCTTCACGATAGAAACTACAATTCATGTGTAATGTTTTATAGAAAGGATTGAAACATTTGAGGTGATGAGTAGTTGCTCTTTTCCTTAAGTACTAAAGAAATTACTGGGTATTGAGTCAGAGCTTTGCTGTCAGACAATAAACAAGCAGGACATGCAAGAGACCAGAGCCCTTTGGAGGATTCATATGGAGCCAGGTGGAGATACCAGagcacctccactgccagcagtggtctttgtcccaATAACTCCAGCCCAGCTCAACACACGAAACCCCTTCAAAGACAACAGCCTAGTTCAGAGCGTTCTTGGGATTCACCTAAATTTGAAATGGCCGCTGGAAAACCCAAGACATTCTCCCTTATTCCTAGCTGAACATCCATTTACCATCATGGGTCATCTTTGGCAATCTCAGGCTGAAAGGCTCAAGAGCAGGGCACTTCAAATGGCTGAATCAGAACCCATCAGCTTACCCCAGTTTGGGAATCATCCCCTTCCAACAGGGATATGAAAGtcaaaaatgtgaaatgaccTGTCAggtctgtcctggtttcagttaggacacagttaattttcctccctgtagctggtagggtgctatgttttagcttaggatgagaagagtgctgatgacatgctgatgttttaattgttacagagcagtgcttacaccaagccaaggacgtttcagcttctcactctgtcctgccagggagcaggctgggggtgcagcaagagctgggagaggacagacccaggacaggtgacccaaactggccaaaggagGTAATTCcctaccatctgatgtcatgctatgCAATACATAGGGGTGGCTAGGCGGGGTGGGAAGGccagactgctcagggttaggctgggcatcagtcagtgaAGGGTGAGCAATTGCACTATGCATCCCTTGTTTCGTCcacattagtagtagtattaCTATTATCTGTGGAGGAATGGGTACGTGAAGTAggtcatgtggatgttgagcagctGGGAGGCCGCGAGGTAACAAAGTATCGAACACAGCTCAAATGAGCCTGAGAAAATACGTAAATGCAGCCTGGGAAGGAATGTAAGTTCTGGGAGGTTTTAGGGAGGTTTCAGGGAGGTTTCAGGTACAAGAA
It contains:
- the LOC119714758 gene encoding olfactory receptor 14J1-like; this encodes MAYDCYVAICKPLHYGSVLGSRACAQMAAAAWGSGFLNAVLHTATTFSLPLCQGNAVDQFFCEIPHILKLSCSHAYLREVRALVFSVSLTFGCFVFIVLSYVEIFRAVLRMPSEQGRHKAFSMCLPHLAVVCLFISTGMFAYLKPPSISFPSMDLVVAVLYSVVPPVLNPLIYSMRNQDLKDAVRKIFGNLLF